In the genome of Oscillospiraceae bacterium, the window GCATTAGCCTTTTTTTCTACCACTCGCCTAGCGAGTGGTTTTCTGGATACAACAAAACCCCGCTTGAACCACTTGCGTTCAAGCGGGGTTAATACTGGTTAATTCAAAAAAGTATATAATCCGCTAATAATTGACTTTTTAGGATAGTTATGGTAGGATTCAATAAACACTTTGGTGTACAGAAATATAAGATTTTATGGGGGTAAAATTGATGGGTTTATTTTTGAAGCGCGTTTGCGCAATTCTTTTGACCGCGGTGATTTGCCTAGGTCTGATGAGCGGCTGCGGTTCGGTTCTTCCCAAATCGGCGGAAATTCAAACGCCGCTGGTTGTGGCATACGATCCGTTTAACGGGAACTTCAATCCGTTTTATGCCGATGCGGCAAATGATCATGATGTTGTCGGCATGACACAAATCAACTTAATGACAACCGACCGGAACGGCGGCGTCGTTTATAACGCCATCGAGGGCGAGACGATCCCTTACAACGGAACTGATTACTTATACAAAGGTCCGGCGGATCTGAGTGTCACAATCAATGACGACGGGACGACTACATATCGCGCAAAGATCAGAGACGACCTCGTGTTCTCGGACGGCGTGAAACTGTCGGCAGATGACCTCATTTTCACCTATTATGTGCTCTGCGACCCTTCCTATATCGGCCCTTCCACGTTTTCTTCTTACAACATCGTCGGACTGCAGAATTATCAGACCCAGACCACCGATGCCGTCTATGCCGAATATGCGGCTCTGGCTGCGGAAATTTTTGCGTCCGGTCCGGATCATATATGGGCAGATACCGACGCTTGGACACAAGAACAGCAAGATGGGTTTTGGGCAATGCTGAAACAGGTTTGGGCGGCGGACATTCAGGGCTTTGCCGGTTATTTCGTCTCCGAATACGTCGGTGACTACGGTGAAATGATCCTCGGTAAAACACCGGAAGAAATCACCGCGAACGAAGGATTAAAAATCGCTTTCGCCACAGCTGCTTTGGAATTGGGCGGTATCGGTGAAAACGGTATATTCGGCACGATCTCCGGCAAGACATTCGATATCAACAACGGCGTTTACCCCACAATTGAAGATTTATATAACGAAATATTTGCTCAGTTTGAAGGCGATCCGCGGGGTTGGATGATGGCAACCGGTTCCGAAATCGATATCTTGGGAACGACAGCTGCCACATTCATCAGCAAGTACGGTCCATTGGATGAGAGCATGAATGGACAAGGTGTTGCGAATATCACCGGTATTAAAAAGCTCGATGATAATACGGTTGAGGTGACGACTGTGGATTATGAGGCCTCGGCTGTCTACGCCATCTTCGACGTCTTTATCGCTCCGCTGCATTATTACGGCGACAAATCCCTTTATGATTATGCGGGTAACAAGTTCGGCTTCACCTTCGGGGATCTGTCCGGTGTTCAGGCCAAGACCTCCGCTCCGGTGGGTGCCGGTGCCTACAAGTTTGTGAAGTATGAAGATAAGGTCGTCTATTTCGAAGCAAACGGGAATTACTACAAGGGTTGTCCGAAACTGCAGAATATACAGTTCAAAGAGATCAG includes:
- a CDS encoding ABC transporter substrate-binding protein codes for the protein MGLFLKRVCAILLTAVICLGLMSGCGSVLPKSAEIQTPLVVAYDPFNGNFNPFYADAANDHDVVGMTQINLMTTDRNGGVVYNAIEGETIPYNGTDYLYKGPADLSVTINDDGTTTYRAKIRDDLVFSDGVKLSADDLIFTYYVLCDPSYIGPSTFSSYNIVGLQNYQTQTTDAVYAEYAALAAEIFASGPDHIWADTDAWTQEQQDGFWAMLKQVWAADIQGFAGYFVSEYVGDYGEMILGKTPEEITANEGLKIAFATAALELGGIGENGIFGTISGKTFDINNGVYPTIEDLYNEIFAQFEGDPRGWMMATGSEIDILGTTAATFISKYGPLDESMNGQGVANITGIKKLDDNTVEVTTVDYEASAVYAIFDVFIAPLHYYGDKSLYDYAGNKFGFTFGDLSGVQAKTSAPVGAGAYKFVKYEDKVVYFEANGNYYKGCPKLQNIQFKEISEADKITSISSGTADIANPVGSKTNFEAIRQINNGELDGAVIITDSVDYLGYGYIGMNADTVNVGGDPSSEASKNLRKGLATLFSVYRDVAVNSFFGDSAAVINYPISNTSWAAPQKSDADYQTAFSKDIDGNGIYASGMDAEAKYAAALQAAIGFFKAAGFTFDETAGKFTAAPEGAKLSYEALIPANGVGIHPNFQVLSNTAAALETIGFTLNISDPPDSSVILSQLDAGTQEIWVSAWSASIDPDMYQIYHSSCIAGNGGSDTNYYHIDDPDLDQYLLDARSSADQAYRKATYKACLDIILDWAVEVPSYQRQNILIFSTERVNIDTITPDITTYWSWMNGIELLEVYEVK